The Candidatus Eisenbacteria bacterium nucleotide sequence AAGATTCCTTGATTCGTGAAACGGCCGCGGAGGCGACGTCCATGATTCCGCGACCGACGGCGAGCACGCGGTGATCGTGGTATTTCTTGTACGCTTCCTGGAACTGATCGACGCTGTAGTAGAGGTCCGCGAGGCGGGCGAGGCGCTCGATCCGCTCTTCGACCTTGTTCGCGGGATCGAGCCGCTCCAGAGCGTGGATCTCACGCTGGATCAAACGCTTTTTTTCGTCCTGCGTCATCGGGAGGTTTCCTACCCTCCCTCCGCGGATCCGTAAAGGGGGAGACGCGGGGGACTCGGCCTCATTAGAGGAGCATGGATGCGACGGCGCCCTTCACCAAACGGGCGAAGGAGACAAGGGGGCCGAAGCTCCGGCGGTCCGCCGGCAAACCGTACAACTCCTCGTGGTAATCGATCTCCTCCGCGCCCATCGCCATTTGTTCCTGCCCGAGCACCGGAACGGGATTGTCGGGATCCCCTCCGCCATGAGGCGTGTTGTCGGTGTTGGTGATCACCACCGGCTTCGACAGGTCGGCGCGCTCGAACTGCGCGTGAGCGACACCCACCACGAATACCGACAGGGCGAGCACGACGAGCAAAAGGAGGGCGGGCGAAGAAAGAGTTCTTCGTCTCATGACTGTACCCTTCTCTGTGTTTCGGGGTGGATACCGCCGAACCACTTCTCGTGGCGGACCCTTCCCCAGGTTGCATAACATATTACTAAAAAAGCACCTACTATGTCAAGCCATGTTGGCGGGATTCCCCATTTCACGGGAGTGCAGCAATCGTTCCGTTTTTTCACATCCTCTCCCTTTATTTTTTAACCTATTGATTGTTAGGTGGTTAGGATCGATCGACGCGAAGGGCCGCCCGGAAACGCAGTCAACGGAGGTTGACAAAAGGATGTCCACGAAAGTTGCGCTGCTCGAATCGACTGCAATCCATAGAGTTCGAGTGACAACTTCCCTTGCGCCGCCCCAGTTCGCGCTCGGGAGATGACCGAGGCGGGCGGTTGACCGGGGCACGATGCTTCCCGTATCGTCCGTGCCGTATCGAGAGACGGATCCCGCCGGAAGGGCGTGGAATGGGGGTATCGAATGGGAGAGCAGCTCATCACGAGAGTCAAGGAGGGGGAGGTCGCCCCCTATGTCTTTCTCTGCGGCGAACCGGAGCGGGTTTCCAAGATCGCCGGCATGCTCGGCGGAGGAGAGAAGATCCGGGTCGTCCGCGAATACACGCTTTACCGCGCCGCGCTGGAAGGAACGGAAGTGCTCGTCGCCTCGACCGGCGTCGGCGGACCCTCCACGGCGGTGCTTCTGGAGGAGCTGGCCAACACGGGCGCCCATACCTTCCTGCGTGTCGGCACAAGCGGAGGCATCGGTCCCACGATACGCAAGGGGGACTTCGTCGTCTCCACCGGCGCCATTCGCGAGGACGGCACCACCGCCTCCTACGTCTGGCCCACCTTCCCGGCGATCGCGCACCATGAGGCGGTGCTCGCCCTGATCGCCGGCGCCGAAAAGACGGGCGCCCGGTATCACGTGGGGCTCACGTTCTCGGTGGACGGTTTTTACGCGGAGAACAAGATCCTGCGGGAGGAAGGTCTCGCGTCGATGTCCCACGGCGGCTTCCAACTCCCCTCGCGCACCGGCCGGCTGCGGGACGCGGAGGCGATGGGAGCACTTCACATCGAAATGGAAAACGGAACGCTCTTCACGCTCGGCGGTGTTTTCGGCCTCCGGACCGGCTCGATCTGCACCGTCTCGGACGTCGTTCCTTGGTATCCCACCGGGGAGATCATCAACTTCGAGGAGAACATCGCCGGCTGCATCCAAGCCGGAATCGAGGGGATGCGGCGATTGATCGCATGGGATCGAGAGAAGGGGGAGGCCGCGCACTGGTTCCCGCAAAAGTAGGACGATCCCGTTTTGCGGCCGGCGAGCCGGCGCGTCACGAACACGTTGCTTTCCGTGAGTTCGAGAAAAGAGCATGAACCCCCACCGGTTGACGTTCGAAGAAACCTTCGTATAGTGGATACCGAGTCCCCACCCCGAGGGGCGGGAATGGGAGAAAAATCCCCCTAGGCGACGCGCCGAACGCTCATTTCGTGGGAGGGCAGGAGATGGGTAGGGCCGGAGTCCGGGGGGATTTTGTTCCCCCGGATCACGATCGGCCCGGTCGGAATGTTTTCATGTGAACGGCGCGATGGCCGCGCGAAAGAGAGGGCGCGCGTCCCCTTCGGCCGAGCGGCTCAACCGTTGACGGGTCGTATTTTGGGACCCTCGGGAGTGTCCTCGACGGCGAAACCGCGGGCGAGGAGCGCATCGCGGATCCGGTCCGCCTCCGCCCAATCCTTTCTCGCGCGCGCCTCTTGACGGGCGGCGACCATCGCCGCCGCCTCCTCGTCCACCTCCGCCTCCCTCTCCACCATCGACTCCACGCCGAGCCCGAGCACGCGGTCCATGAGGGCGAGCGTGGCGTAGCGGTCGGCGTCGGCGGCGCTCTCGTCCCGGAGCAGCCCCCACATGGACGCGAGGGCGCGGGGCGTGTTGAGATCGTCGGCGCATGCCTCCCAGAAGGGGCGATGGTGCTCCTCCAGCACCTTTCCCTCCCCGCCGGCGGCGCGGAGCGCGACGACCCGGTTCCGCAGGCGGTCGAGTGCGTTGGCGGCGCCGCGCAGCCCCTCCTCGGTGAAGGTGAGCGGCGCCCGATAGTGAGCCCCCAAGCAGAAGAGACGATAGGCGAGCGGGTCGAAACCCTTTTCGACGAGCCGGTCCAAGGTGATGAAGTTCCCCCCCGACTTGGCCATCTTCGCCCCCTCACCCCCTTCTTCCTCGGAGGGGAGGACGAGGAATTCGCCGTGCATCCACCAGCGGACCCAGTCGTGGTCGTAGGCCGCTTCCACCTGGGCGATCTCGTTGGTGTGGTGGATCGCGATGTGGTCCACGCCGCCGCAGTGAATGTCGAACCGCTCGCCCAGGTACTTCACGGACATGGCGGAGCAC carries:
- a CDS encoding nucleoside phosphorylase; amino-acid sequence: MGEQLITRVKEGEVAPYVFLCGEPERVSKIAGMLGGGEKIRVVREYTLYRAALEGTEVLVASTGVGGPSTAVLLEELANTGAHTFLRVGTSGGIGPTIRKGDFVVSTGAIREDGTTASYVWPTFPAIAHHEAVLALIAGAEKTGARYHVGLTFSVDGFYAENKILREEGLASMSHGGFQLPSRTGRLRDAEAMGALHIEMENGTLFTLGGVFGLRTGSICTVSDVVPWYPTGEIINFEENIAGCIQAGIEGMRRLIAWDREKGEAAHWFPQK
- a CDS encoding cysteine--tRNA ligase, encoding MTRRVDPFEPLEPGRVGVYGCGPTVYNFAHIGNLRTYVFEDVLRRVLEEAGYEVSLVMNVTDVGHLVSDSDTGEDKMEKSAARAGKTIHEIADFYWEAFRSDMKRLGIREPETWCKATEHISEQIDLIRRLEEKGFTYRIEDGIYFDTSKLRDYGKLARLDVKGLMAGARIEMTAGKRNPTDFALWKFSPSDKQRLMEWDSPWGVGFPGWHIECSAMSVKYLGERFDIHCGGVDHIAIHHTNEIAQVEAAYDHDWVRWWMHGEFLVLPSEEEGGEGAKMAKSGGNFITLDRLVEKGFDPLAYRLFCLGAHYRAPLTFTEEGLRGAANALDRLRNRVVALRAAGGEGKVLEEHHRPFWEACADDLNTPRALASMWGLLRDESAADADRYATLALMDRVLGLGVESMVEREAEVDEEAAAMVAARQEARARKDWAEADRIRDALLARGFAVEDTPEGPKIRPVNG